The DNA sequence GTGTGATCGACTCATTGCAACTGACGGCCACCAAGAAGGTGGCCACGCCTGCCGATTGGAAGCAAGGCGGTTCTTGCATGGTTATTCCCAGTGTCAAGAACGAAGAGGCTGAGAAGCTCTTTCCCAAGGGGTTTAAAGTCCACGACGTGCCCTCTGGCAAGCAGTACATCCGTACCACTGAACAACCCGAGTGACCAACCCGACCGGAAAGATGCATAACTATCATTCAAATCAGGggcaacaataaaaaaaaaacacattcctGATCTTTTCCCAAGTACATAAACACATGTTTATTCATCATTAGCGAATCTAATCAATTATGGAAACATCACTTCTTGGCGTTAGGGTTAGCTTGGCGTCCCTTGAGTCGACGCTTCTGGATTTTCTTATTTGTGGCGTTCCCGCGCTTTTTCTGGTTGTCTTTCTTCATTCTCGGATCCACTTGCTTGTACAGGCCTTTCATGCCCGCTGGGCGTTTGGCTCGCTTGCTGGCTGTCGCCTTTTTGGCCACCACATAAGTGACTTCTTTCTTTGGCGTGGATTGCGCCTTTTTATACATCTTCTTGATTTCGTTGGCTTTTTCCTTGTTGCCCAGATCCGGGTTCTCCATGAGGACACtggccttcttcttggctTTCTCGAGTTTCTTGTACATCTTTCGCTTCTTGCGAGCCTTGGCTTCGACCACTTTCTTAATGGTGCGGACGTTCAAGTCATTCTGCCGATCTGTGTACTCGCCCACAGCCTTGGGATCTACGTCCAAGATAGGACGGGAGTGGATTCGTTCCTCCTTGACGAACCAATCTGGAAGATCGCAGTCTCGGTCGTTGAACATGTAGCGATTCCAGCCCGCATCCATGAGCTCTCGCTTCCGCTTCTTGctcttgatcatttcttgtcCTAAGGCTAGTTCTTCGGGGTTCAAGAcaacctttttcttcttcttgcccgCCGGAGCGTCTCCACTCACGGGCACCACTTCGAATCCCTCCTTTTCTTTCACGGCCtgctttttcttgttcctATACGAGTCCTCCACGTCAAAGTCGCTCTCATCCGTGCCTTCATCGTAACCGGAttcatcatcctcgtcatcacTATCGTCAGAGCTACtatcatcatcctcttgaGTTTTGTCTCCTCCAGCTTGAGATTTTCCGCTCTTGGCAATAACCTTCTTGCCCTTTTTGGCCAGATCTTGAATCCCAGCCTTGATGTCGTCTTCCAATAGCTCCTCATCTTCGGcaatgcctttgaaaatgtCTCGACTGAACCAAAGGTCGGCCCGGCGCTGCTTCTTACTGTCCAGTGAGCTGTAGTCCAAATCCGTGATCAAGGGATTCGACGATGGATTGTTGAAGTCGTCCAAGTCTTTCTGGGTCattttcttcaccttcttgCCCTTCATGGCCTCAAGGCCAATCCCATCTAGCTCCTCTTCCGTTTCGTATTCATCACTGGAGGCCGTGTCGGAATCCGTTTCTTTGTAGAACAATCCAGCTCGATCGAGTTTCCCCTTTTCCCGCGCAATTCTCtcggtcttctttttcttcttcttgggctcATCTTCATCCGTTTCAGACTCGGCCACCTCATCAGGCGCTTGCTCTCCGACCTTGTCGATATCTTGGCGAGATTGGAGGTCCTTCATGCGAAACAGACCCTCCTCTTCCATCTTGGGTCCTTCGTCACCGGGTAGAATCATCTTGAGATCGATGCGTTCGGCCACTTTGCGTTTCTCTTtgagtttcttcttcttgagtcGCTTAGCCGTTTTgcgttcttcttctttgagatTGGTGATTTGATCTTCCAGTTCTTGGAGCTCGTTCTCCTCCTCGGCCTCGACTTCATCATCCGGGTTGACTTCTTGGGGCTCTGGCTGGCCTGGTTCGGCCTGCCTTTGTCGCTCAAGTGCGTCCTTTTCAGTCTGGTCAAAGTCTTTACGAAGCGCCTCCCGCCATTTCTTCAGGGtcttgagctccttcattcCTAGAACTTTGAGATCTTTGCAGCATTCACGGATTTCCTGCGTGGTTTTGGGGTGATTGGCAATGCGCGGCTCATCCAAGACAATCTCGGAGAAGTTGTTGAGCACGTGGATGGGTTTATTGTCCATGATGAACTCGGAGGCCTGAGCGGCCTTGAACAACGTGGTGGCCCCTAATTCGTAACCCTCAGCCGGggctttcttcttcttttcgggATTCAAGATCTCCCTATCAGCTTGATCCGGATCGGCTTCGATTTCTGAGAAGACATACTTGGCGTCCAAGAATCGGGGGTCGATTTTATCCGGGGCTTTGTAGCCCAAACACACCACGAAGATTTCGGCCGATTCGTTACGGGACGCGGCGGGTTTGGTGGAGTGAACTTTCTTGAAGAACTGGTTGAACACCCACAACAGGGACTGATAGTCCTTGGATCGGAACACCTTGGTCACGTAAGTGCCATTCTTCATGAGGAACTCGGTGGCCAACTTGAACGAGCTAAGCGTGAGCAAGGACTGTTGATAGGCATCGTGGATCCACGATTTACCCACATTGGGGGCTCCGTCATGCAGCACGATGTCGGCCTTCCAACCTAACAAGAGACAACCCGACAACGTTTGAATCAGAACGTTTGAAGTCTAGCTGTTTTTTCAATAAGCCAGCGTAAATGTCATAGAAGCGTGTTTTGAAGAATCAATGCCAatcatccatttcaaaatgtccaagtctgtcTGTCCAAGGGCTTAAGggcaaaaaggagaaaaagatcTTGCTCCCNGGGGGAGAGAGACTTGACACAAAAAGCTGCTGCCATGCATGGCATGGCTTTGGTCGTTCGTGCTGGTCTCGATTCTCACCTTGAAGTTCTTTCTTGATGTCGGATCGGCATTTGTCGGTGGTAATGTCATTGACCATGGTGATGCACCCGGGAATGGGCTTGATGGAGGCCAGATCCACGCCGATGATGAGGGAGCTC is a window from the Tigriopus californicus strain San Diego chromosome 2, Tcal_SD_v2.1, whole genome shotgun sequence genome containing:
- the LOC131893226 gene encoding pre-rRNA 2'-O-ribose RNA methyltransferase FTSJ3-like, yielding MGKKVKIGKQRRDKAYWSAKEIGFRSRASFKLVQLNRKFEFLQKARVCLDLCAAPGSWMQVAKENMPMSSLIIGVDLASIKPIPGCITMVNDITTDKCRSDIKKELQGWKADIVLHDGAPNVGKSWIHDAYQQSLLTLSSFKLATEFLMKNGTYVTKVFRSKDYQSLLWVFNQFFKKVHSTKPAASRNESAEIFVVCLGYKAPDKIDPRFLDAKYVFSEIEADPDQADREILNPEKKKKAPAEGYELGATTLFKAAQASEFIMDNKPIHVLNNFSEIVLDEPRIANHPKTTQEIRECCKDLKVLGMKELKTLKKWREALRKDFDQTEKDALERQRQAEPGQPEPQEVNPDDEVEAEEENELQELEDQITNLKEEERKTAKRLKKKKLKEKRKVAERIDLKMILPGDEGPKMEEEGLFRMKDLQSRQDIDKVGEQAPDEVAESETDEDEPKKKKKKTERIAREKGKLDRAGLFYKETDSDTASSDEYETEEELDGIGLEAMKGKKVKKMTQKDLDDFNNPSSNPLITDLDYSSLDSKKQRRADLWFSRDIFKGIAEDEELLEDDIKAGIQDLAKKGKKVIAKSGKSQAGGDKTQEDDDSSSDDSDDEDDESGYDEGTDESDFDVEDSYRNKKKQAVKEKEGFEVVPVSGDAPAGKKKKKVVLNPEELALGQEMIKSKKRKRELMDAGWNRYMFNDRDCDLPDWFVKEERIHSRPILDVDPKAVGEYTDRQNDLNVRTIKKVVEAKARKKRKMYKKLEKAKKKASVLMENPDLGNKEKANEIKKMYKKAQSTPKKEVTYVVAKKATASKRAKRPAGMKGLYKQVDPRMKKDNQKKRGNATNKKIQKRRLKGRQANPNAKK